One segment of Ricinus communis isolate WT05 ecotype wild-type chromosome 8, ASM1957865v1, whole genome shotgun sequence DNA contains the following:
- the LOC8282334 gene encoding methyl-CpG-binding domain-containing protein 11 yields MEAKEEVVSVELPAPSSWKKMYFPKRAGTPRKSEIMFISPTGEEINSRKQLEQYLKSHPGNPPIAEFDWGTGETPRRSARISEKVKATPTPEKEPAKKRGRKSSSGSKKDNKETESAHEKGEYEKEIQMQDADGAGKENEEAGKENDVAKEGLIEKGDKKEEAGQTENADIEETAQKQVNKDTGVQEDAGEDKAGPENLQQAMEVQEQENPEEALKKKSAEEAGSGEGIAENVLQTEVGKENDQGDKMDIPESVPKEANGGAAKENANGAVPVSEEEIKEKPDLQEKDNTPVDGISKTMDGEVTENGKVNQTDRADAPPNPTPPVSC; encoded by the exons ATGGAAGCTAAAGAGGAAGTTGTTTCTGTTGAGCTACCAGCTCCTTCTTCTTGGAAGAAAATG TACTTCCCAAAGAGAGCTGGTACACCGAGGAAGAGTGAAATCATGTTCATATCTCCAACTGGGGAAGAGATTAATAGCAGAAAACAATTGGAGCAGTATCTAAAATCACATCCTGGTAATCCTCCAATAGCAGAATTTGATTGGGGTACTGGTGAGACGCCAAGAAGATCCGCAAGAATCAGTGAGAAGGTCAAGGCAACTCCAACACCAGAAAAGGAGCCCGCAAAGAAGCGAGGCCGGAAATCATCATCAGGATCTAAGAAGGATAACAAGGAAACAGAATCTGCCCATGAAAAAGGTGAATATGAGAAGGAAATTCAAATGCAAGATGCAGACGGCGCTGGgaaggaaaatgaagaagcAGGAAAGGAGAATGATGTTGCCAAAGAAGGTCTGATTGAGAAAGGggataaaaaagaagaagctgGCCAGACAGAGAATGCTGATATAGAAGAAACTGCTCAAAAACAAGTTAACAAGGACACAGGGGTCCAGGAGGATGCTGGTGAAGACAAGGCAGGTCCTGAAAATCTCCAGCAGGCAATGGAAGTTCAAGAGCAGGAAAATCCAGAGGAAGCACTGAAGAAAAAATCTGCAGAAGAAGCTGGCTCTGGTGAAGGCATTGCAGAAAATGTGCTGCAAACTGAGGTGGGGAAGGAGAATGATCAAGGTGACAAGATGGATATCCCAGAATCTGTGCCCAAGGAAGCAAATGGAGGAGCAGCAAAAGAGAATGCCAATGGAGCAGTCCCTGTATCTGAAGAAGAGATCAAAGAGAAACCAGATTTACAGGAGAAAGATAACACCCCTGTAGATGGAATATCCAAAACAATGGATGGGGAAGTCACAGAAAATGGCAAGGTTAACCAAACAGATCGAGCTGATGCCCCGCCAAACCCAACTCCTCCTGTGAGCTGTTGA